One window from the genome of Hippopotamus amphibius kiboko isolate mHipAmp2 chromosome 13, mHipAmp2.hap2, whole genome shotgun sequence encodes:
- the KLHL40 gene encoding kelch-like protein 40 — MALGLEQAEEQRLYQQTLLQDGLKDMLDHGKFLDCVVRVGEREFPCHRLVLAACSPYFRARFLAEPELAGELRLEEVSPDVVAQVLHYLYTSEIALDEESVQELFAAAHRFQIPSIFTICVSFLQKRLCLSNCLAVFRLGLLLDCARLAVAARDFICARFSLVARDADFLGLSADELIAIISSDGLNVEKEEAVFEAVMRWASSGDAEAQEERQRALPTVFESVRCRLLPRAFLESRVERHPLVRAQPELLRKVQMVKDAHEGRITVLRKKKKEKGKEAAGAKATDKGKATDKGAAESKAEEDEEEAERVLPGILNDTLRFGMFLQDLIFMISEEGAVAYDPAANECYCASLSNQIPKNHVSLVTKENQVFAAGGLFYNEDNKEDPMSAYFLQFDHLDSEWLGMPPLPSPRCLFGLGEALNSIYVVGGRELKDDERSLDSVMCYDRLSFKWGESDPLPYAVYGHSVLSHMDLVYVIGGKGSDRKCLNKMCVYDPKKFEWRELAPMKTARSLFGATIHDGRIFVAAGVTDTGLTSSAEVYSVADNKWAPFEAFPQERSSLSLVSLAGTLYAIGGFATLETESGELVPTELNDIWRYNEDEKTWEGVLREIPYAAGATFLPVRLNVLRLTQL, encoded by the exons ATGGCGCTGGGCTTGGAGCAGGCGGAGGAGCAGCGGCTGTACCAGCAGACGCTCCTGCAGGACGGGCTCAAGGACATGCTGGACCACGGCAAGTTCCTCGACTGCGTGGTGCGGGTGGGTGAGCGCGAGTTCCCGTGTCACCGCCTCGTGCTGGCCGCCTGCAGCCCCTACTTCCGGGCGCGCTTCCTGGCCGAGCCCGAGCTCGCGGGCGAGCTGCGCCTTGAGGAGGTGTCTCCTGACGTGGTGGCCCAGGTGCTACACTACCTGTACACGTCAGAGATCGCGCTGGACGAGGAGAGCGTGCAGGAGCTGTTCGCCGCGGCGCACCGCTTCCAGATCCCATCCATCTTCACCATCTGCGTGTCCTTCCTGCAGAAGCGCCTATGCCTCTCCAACTGCCTGGCTGTCTTCCGCCTCGGCCTCCTACTCGACTGCGCGCGCCTTGCCGTGGCCGCCCGCGACTTCATCTGCGCGCGCTTCTCACTGGTGGCCCGCGACGCCGACTTCCTCGGGCTCTCGGCCGACGAGCTCATAGCCATCATCTCCAGCGATGGCCTCAACGTGGAGAAGGAGGAGGCCGTGTTCGAGGCGGTGATGCGATGGGCAAGCAGCGGCGACGCCGAGGCGCAGGAGGAGCGCCAGCGCGCCCTGCCCACCGTCTTCGAGAGCGTGCGCTGCCGCCTGCTACCGCGCGCCTTCCTGGAGAGCCGCGTGGAGCGCCACCCTCTCGTGCGTGCCCAACCCGAGCTGCTGCGCAAGGTGCAGATGGTGAAGGATGCACACGAAGGCCGCATCaccgtgctccgcaagaagaagaaggagaaggggaaggaggcagCGGGGGCCAAGGCCACTGACAAGGGCAAGGCCACTGACAAGGGCGCAGCCGAATCCAAGgcagaggaggatgaagaggaggcCGAGCGCGTCCTACCCGGGATTCTCAATGACACCCTGCGCTTTGGCATGTTCCTGCAGGACCTCATCTTCATGATCAGTGAGGAGGGTGCTGTGGCCTATGACCCCGCAGCCAACGAGTGCTACTGTGCCTCCCTCTCCAACCAGATCCCCAAGAACCACGTCAGTCTCGTGACCAAGGAGAACCAGGTCTTCGCAGCTGGGGGCCTTTTCTACAATGAGGACAACAAAGAGGACCCTATGAGCGCTTACTTCTTGCAG TTTGACCACCTGGACTCAGAGTGGCTGGGGATGCCGCCGCTGCCCTCGCCCCGCTGCCTCTTCGGCCTGGGAGAGGCTCTTAACTCCATCTACGTGGTCGGCGGCCGAGAGCTCAAGGACGACGAGCGCAGCCTGGACTCGGTCATGTGCTACGACAGGCT GTCGTTCAAATGGGGTGAGTCGGACCCGCTGCCTTATGCCGTGTACGGCCACTCGGTGCTCTCCCATATGGACCTTGTCTACGTCATTGGCGGCAAAGGCAGCGACAG GAAGTGCCTGAACAAGATGTGCGTCTATGACCCTAAGAAGTTCGAGTGGAGGGAGCTGGCCCCCATGAAGACTGCCCGCTCCCTCTTCGGGGCCACCATCCACGACGGCCGCATTTTTGTGGCTGCTGGGGTCACAGACACAGGGCTGACCAGTTCAGCCGAGGTGTACAGCGTTGCGGACAACAA GTGGGCGCCCTTTGAGGCCTTCCCACAGGAGCGCAGCTCACTCAGCCTGGTCAGCCTGGCGGGCACCCTCTATGCCATCGGCGGCTTTGCCACACTGGAGACTGAATCCGGGGAGCTGGTTCCCACAGAGCTCAACGACATCTGGAG gtacAACGAGGACGAGAAGACGTGGGAGGGGGTCCTGCGTGAGATCCCCTACGCAGCGGGCGCCACCTTCCTACCCGTGCGGCTGAACGTGCTGCGCCTGACCCAGCTGTGA